GTGAAGTTGCCAAGATCAGGAAGGCTACTGTTAAGTAGGTTTTTTGTCTGCGACGCTAGTCGCCATTCTTTTTGCTTTTTTGTTTTTGGCTTTTGGGTGGCATCCGCGAGTTCATGTCTGTGCTTCAGGCGTTGCCCCTGTGCGGGGCGGCACCTACTTTTCTTTGCAGCGGCAAAGAAAAGTAGGCAAAAGAAAGCCGCTTCAAACCTCCGGTGCCTGCCAGGATAACGCCACAATACATGTTCTTTAAGCTGTCGCGCAGCGACGCAAACACTCCGTAGAAAGCCCGCAGTCAGGCGCGCGCGGCGCGAAAGATGACATCCACCTGGGGCACATTCGGTCGGCGGTCTTGTCCGTTTGCCGTCGGCCCAATTGCGGCGGTATGTGCTCCAGACTGTGTGTGGGGTTTTCGCGCAGTGCGCGGTTGACTACGGGCTTTCTACGGAGTGCGGACGTCGCTGCGCGACGGCTCAACTGCGGCATGCCGTAGTGCGAACCTGGCAGGCACCGGAGGTACAAAAGCGGCTTTCTTTTGCCTACTTTTCTTTGCCGCTGCAAAGAAAAGTAGGTGCTGCCCCGCACAGGGGCGACGCGCGAAGTACCAGTAAGAAATCGCGGATGCCACCCAAAAGAAAAAAACAAATAATGGCGACTAGCGTCGCAGACAAAAAACCGTCAACGATGCTGCGTAACCTTATGCTTCCGCTCCAAAACCCGAGCCCACCAGGTCAAAGGAAAACACATTAAAAAATACAAAACAGCAACCATCCCATAGATAGGAAACGGCCGAAACGCAGCATTAGTAATCATGTTGCCGGTCTTGGTAAGCTCGGTGAACCCAATGATAGAAGTGAGAGCAGTACTCTTCACGACCTGCACAAGAAAACCAACGGTAGGAGCAACAGCAATCTTCAAGGCCTGCGGCCAGACAATAAACCGCAATTGCTGCGCAAACGTCATCCCAAGACTAGCCCCAGCGGCCCACTGCCCCCGCGGAACAGCTTCGACACATCCCCGCCAGATATCGGCGAGATAAGCACTGGTATAAAGCGTCAAAGTGACGGTAGCCGCCACCCAGGGCGACACATCGATGCCCATCAACGGCAAACCAAAGAACGCCAGAAACAGTTGCATCAGCAAAGGCGTACCCTGAAACAGCTCGACATACAGCACGACAACGCGGCGCAGCCAGGGCAACGGCGACACCCGCATCGCGAGCAACAACAAGCCGACAACACCGCCGCCGACAAACGCAATCAACGACAGCAACACCGTCCAGCGCGCCGCAAGCAGCAAATTACGCGCAATGTCCCAGAGCGTGAATTCGATCATGACGAGCGCTCCGTCGTCGATGCAGCAGCACGCGCGCCGCGCAATGAGAAAAAGCCACGCTTCGACGTATCGGCGGAACGTGCGGCGCGTCCTGCAAAAAGGCCCTTGCCAAGCCGGTTCAACACCTGCCGCAATACGATCGACAACACCAGATACGTCGTCGTGATGATCACGTACGCCTCGAACGATCGGAAGTTGCGCGACTGGATATAGTTCGCCGCGTAAGTCAGATCGGGCACCGAGATCTGCGACACGACAGCCGAGCCGAGCATCACGATCAACACCTGACTCAACAGCGCAGGAAACACATTGGCAATCGCCTGCGGCAACACGACATGACGGAACACCTGACGTCCCTGCAAGCCGAGCGCTTGCGCTGCCTGAACCTGGCCGCGCGGTATCGAGTCGATCCCCGCACGCACGATTTCAATTGCGTACGCGCCAAGGTTTACCGTCATCGCGAGAATCGCGGCCTGTATTTCGTCGATGTGTATGCCGAGACTCGGCAGCCCGAAAAACACGAAGAACAGCTGCACCAGGAACGGCGTGTTGCGGATCACCTCGACATAGGAAGCGGTCAGCCAGCGCGCCCACTTCGGCCCGGACGCGGCCACCACCGCGCCCGCAATGCCCACCAGTCCGCCGAGCACGGTCGATACCGCCGTCAGCCCGAGCGTCACACCAACGCCACGCACGAGCATCCCCGCATACATGTCGAAACTGCTGAAATCGAACGTGTAACTCATCGCATGCGGCTCATCGTGACATCGGCTGATTGAAGGAAAGGCTTAGAGATTTTCGGGCAGCGGCGCGCGCAGCCACTTCTGCGAAATCGCGTTCATCGTGCCGTCCTTGCGGGCGCGCGCGATGGTCTCGTCGACTTTCTTCAGCAGACGCGGCTCGTTCTTGTTCAGGCCGACGTGATCGGGCGAACTGAACAGCGAGAACTTCTGCTCGGGATCGTTGGCAGGATGGCGCGCGAGGATCGTCGCGCCCACATCGTTACCGACGACCATCAACTGTACCTGACCAGAAAGAAACGCCGAAATAGCACCGTTCGGATCGTCGAAACGTTTGATGTTCGCCGACGGCGGCGCGATCTTCGTCACGCTCAGGTCCTCCAGCGTGCCGCGCGCGACAGAAATGCTCTTGCCCGCCAGATCGTTCGCGTCCTTCACTTTCAGCGACTTCGGCCCGAACACGGCGAGGTAGTAGGGCGCATAAGGCTGCGAGAAATCGATCACCTTTTCGCGCTCGGGCGTCTGGCCGACGCTCAGCAGCATGTCCGCCTTGTGGTCGGCGAGATAGGCCATGCGGTTGTCGCCCGTCACGGCCACGAGTTCGACCTTCGCGCCGAGCGACTTGCCGATCAGGTTCGCGACGTCGATGTCATAGCCTTGCGGCTTCATGTCCGGACCGATCGAGCCGAACGGCGGATAGTCCATGAACACGCCGACGCGCACCACGCCCGACTTCGCGATCGTATCGAGCGCGTCCGCATGCGCGGCCGGCGCGAAGGCGGTAAGCGCGGCGCCTGCGAAAGCGAGCGCGGCGAATGCGCGGGTGAAGCGGCGGCGAGAGAAAGCGGCGGTGGTCATCGGTGCATCCTTTATGAATGTTGGAACTGCGGTGAAGCCACTCTAGGTTTGCCAAAAACCTCGAACAATCGAAATCTGCGCATGGAAGCCATGCACGGCGCTCATGCCGTAGGGGTTCTCCCGAGGCAATTCATGTATGAGCTTTACGCATGAGGAGCGAGTGCGGCGAATTTTGGATCGCGTATGCTTGGGTCTTATCCCGCGCATGCACGAAAACAAAGCATGCACACGCGATGAATTTTCCTGATGCTACGACTCCGCGAATCCTCATGCGACGACTTCCGCCACTGAATGCCCTGCAGATCTTCGAGACCGTCGCGCGCCATCGCAGCTTCACGCGCGCAGCCGAGCATCTGTGTCTCACGCAAGGCGCCGTGAGCCGGCAGATTCTCGCGCTCGAAGACTACTATCAGTTCCCGCTCTTCAAACGGCACGCAAAGGGCCTGACGTTGACGGCGGAAGGTGAACTGCTGCTGCCCGCCGTCAAGGAGAGCTTTGCGCGCATCGAAGAGATTTCGCTGCGTCTCACGCGGCAACGCACCGATCTCGCGTTGAAGGTGCCGACCTGCGTGATGCGCTGGATGCTGCCGAAAATCATGCAGTTCCAGGCCGACTATCCCGATCTGCACGTGCAGATCACGACGACATGGCAGCACGACGTCGACTTCCAGGTCGAGCCATTCGATGCCGCGATCGTCTATGGCACGTCGGCGGGCGCGGACGTGCAGGCCGTGCCGCTTTTCGAGGAACGGCTCACGCCCGTGTGCGCGCCGCAGCTGTTGCAGGACAAGCCGCTTGTAAAGGCCGCCGATCTGTCGCGGCACACGCTGTTGCATCCGACGCGCGATCACCGCGACTGGAAGATGTGGCTCGATCACGTGGACGCGCGCGACGTCGATGCGAATCTCGGCCCGAGCTTCGATACGCTCGACCTCGCGACGAACGCCGCGTTACAGGGCTTCGGCGTGGCGATCAGCGATCTCGCGCTGATCGAAGAGGACGTGGCGGCGCAACGGCTCGTGCGTCCGTTCGATACCGTGCTCACGACGGGCGCGCGCTACTACTTCGTGTATCCCGACAGCGTCGCGCATCAGCAGAAGGTCAATCTGTTTCGCGACTGGATCGACCGCAACTGGGCGACGTGAGTATTGGCGTTTGTATCGATCAGGGCGCGAAAGAAAGAAACAGATACGCAGCGAACAGCGACAGATGCACGGCGCCTTGCAGAATCGTCGTGCGGCCGGTGCCGAGCGTGAGTGTGCTGATCAGCAGCGTCAGCGTGAGCAGCACGGTGTCCTTGCCGTCGATGCCGAGCACGAGCGGACGGCCCGTCCAGATGAAGACCAGCGCGACGGTCGGAATCGTCAAACC
This genomic interval from Paraburkholderia sabiae contains the following:
- a CDS encoding amino acid ABC transporter permease, with the protein product MIEFTLWDIARNLLLAARWTVLLSLIAFVGGGVVGLLLLAMRVSPLPWLRRVVVLYVELFQGTPLLMQLFLAFFGLPLMGIDVSPWVAATVTLTLYTSAYLADIWRGCVEAVPRGQWAAGASLGMTFAQQLRFIVWPQALKIAVAPTVGFLVQVVKSTALTSIIGFTELTKTGNMITNAAFRPFPIYGMVAVLYFLMCFPLTWWARVLERKHKVTQHR
- a CDS encoding amino acid ABC transporter permease — translated: MSYTFDFSSFDMYAGMLVRGVGVTLGLTAVSTVLGGLVGIAGAVVAASGPKWARWLTASYVEVIRNTPFLVQLFFVFFGLPSLGIHIDEIQAAILAMTVNLGAYAIEIVRAGIDSIPRGQVQAAQALGLQGRQVFRHVVLPQAIANVFPALLSQVLIVMLGSAVVSQISVPDLTYAANYIQSRNFRSFEAYVIITTTYLVLSIVLRQVLNRLGKGLFAGRAARSADTSKRGFFSLRGARAAASTTERSS
- a CDS encoding LysR substrate-binding domain-containing protein, with amino-acid sequence MRRLPPLNALQIFETVARHRSFTRAAEHLCLTQGAVSRQILALEDYYQFPLFKRHAKGLTLTAEGELLLPAVKESFARIEEISLRLTRQRTDLALKVPTCVMRWMLPKIMQFQADYPDLHVQITTTWQHDVDFQVEPFDAAIVYGTSAGADVQAVPLFEERLTPVCAPQLLQDKPLVKAADLSRHTLLHPTRDHRDWKMWLDHVDARDVDANLGPSFDTLDLATNAALQGFGVAISDLALIEEDVAAQRLVRPFDTVLTTGARYYFVYPDSVAHQQKVNLFRDWIDRNWAT
- a CDS encoding transporter substrate-binding domain-containing protein, with protein sequence MTTAAFSRRRFTRAFAALAFAGAALTAFAPAAHADALDTIAKSGVVRVGVFMDYPPFGSIGPDMKPQGYDIDVANLIGKSLGAKVELVAVTGDNRMAYLADHKADMLLSVGQTPEREKVIDFSQPYAPYYLAVFGPKSLKVKDANDLAGKSISVARGTLEDLSVTKIAPPSANIKRFDDPNGAISAFLSGQVQLMVVGNDVGATILARHPANDPEQKFSLFSSPDHVGLNKNEPRLLKKVDETIARARKDGTMNAISQKWLRAPLPENL